TTGACAGAAAGATTGCAGCGACATGACTATTGCCGAGAACAGGTGCAGCAAGAGAAATTATTACAAGTCTAGAAGCATATGGGTGTTGATTTAAGCTTAATACTACCGAACGAGTGCTACAACATAGATGACAATAAGCTAGCTCTCGAGGTGTTTAACCAAACTATAGATAGAGTCATCAGTTACTTCGGAGGTCGGAAGCAGTTTGTCTCTGAGATTACTATCCGTAACTCGGACTCGGACGATTGGGCTGAGCATTTAGATCCAGAGGATGAGTATCCCGACTATAGTTTTGAAATACCACTGCTTAATGCTACTTGTCTTATGGAGCAAGGCTTCTGGGATATTTGGATCAACGCTAGATACAGCCATTACTTCTGGCCTATGGAATTTGACAAGCATGGCTATCCCTACTTATGGGCTCGCAACGACTCCTTTGATGCAGCTAGGATATTTGGCTTTACTGAGGGATGGGTCTGCGATGAGTATCACTCGTGGAATAGTCGCCTCGTAGAACTCAAGGACAGAAGCTTCGCTTCTTGGCTAGCATTCGGAAAGAATGAAGAGGACGCTAAGGTTCATGAGTTTGACATCAGCATGTTCGGAGGAAAGGCTGATTTAGCAGATTATGAGACTAAGTATCACGACTCGTTCAAAGAGTGCTTTGCACTGGTTGAGGAGTTTGAGCAGCGGTTCCCTCAGTACAAGCTCCTCACGCTAGGATGTCCTAGTACCCCTTGGAGTCTAGTCGCAAAGGGCGAAGAGCTATTTGTAATTAATCGAGCGACAGGTCAAAGCCTTACAGACTTCCCGATAGACAATTGTGAGGCTTGCTATAATGGTGCTGGCTTTACCATATTCAAGGGAGAGGCTAGTGCCTTCTTTAGTCCATCAGGAGAGCAGCTGACAGACTACCGAGTAGGACCTTTCAAGTGGAGTTGGAGCAAAGGAGAGATCTTCAGACAGGTTATTACGGATGTGGCATCAGGCGCACAGTTTTACAATGATGGCACTGAGGCTGACGAAGAGCTACAATCTTGATAAGAAATAGAAGAATTGGAGTAGTATGAGTAAGCAAACGAAGAGTCAGCGGCTCGGGGTCATCGCCGACCTGCTGAGGACCCACGAAGTAACAGACCAAGCGATGCTCCTCGAGCTATTGCGAGGACGTAACATCTCCATCACGCAGGGGACGCTCTCGACCTACCTCTCTGAGCTGGGTGCCACCAAGGGGGTGCGCCCGGGCTCCTTCAAGTCGTGCTATCAGCTCCCCCTGATGCCGCAGGCTGACGCTGTCACGACGCAGCCCACGGGACTAATCTCTCCGACGGTCGGCTTCCGCTCGTATGCCCTCTCGGGGCAGATGCTGGTGATCCGCACGGAGCCCGGCTTTGCGCAGTCTATAGCGACCATCCTCGACAGCTCCTTGTCGTCGCTCACGCTCGGTAGCGTGGCCGGGTACGACACCATCATCGTAGCGCTTGCCGAGGAGGCGACCGATGGCGAGGTGATCGACTGGCTACACCAGATCATCCCCGAGTCTATCCTCGCAATAGGGAGGGGAAGGCGTGGTTGACTTGACAAAATCGTTCTTTCTTATGACATATTCCACCAGCAGACCTCTTCTTTAGTGTAGAAACACTACATTTGTCACGAATTTCAGATAGTATCAATGAGTATGGATACAGAATCTACTGGTACAGCGCGCAAGTCCCGTGGGGTGCTTCGCTGGTTTTACGACCTTTATCGTGACGGACTGCGGAGTCAAAGCCGCACGAGCCGTCTGCTGTGGATTATTGTAGCCATTAAGCTCTTTATCATGTTTGCCATCTTGCGTCCTATCTTCTTCCCGCGGGTTATTGCGGAGCAGGGAGACCGGGAGGCGCAGATAGAGTTCGTGCAGCATCAGCTTACGGCACCTGTCATTGACACGCTCCATCACGACAATCACTAACTTAACTATATAGCATAATGAATGTAGATGCTTTACTCCTCTGGTCTAGATTGCAATTTGCTCTGACCGCATGCTATCACTGGCTCTTTGTGCCGCTCACACTCGGACTGGGTGTGATCATGTCGATAGCCGAGACTAAGTACTATCGCACCAATCGCCCCGAGTGGAAGCGTTGGGCTATGTTTTGGCAGAAGCTCTTTGGTATCAACTTTGCCATCGGCGTCGCCACGGGACTCATCCTCGAGTTTGAGTTCGGTACCAACTGGTCTAACTACAGCTGGCTCGTGGGTGATATCTTCGGAGCTCCGCTAGCTATCGAGGGTATCCTAGCTTTCTTTATGGAGGCGACCTTCATCGCAGTCATGTTCTTCGGGTGGAATAAGGTGAGCCGTGGCTTTCACCTAGCCTCTACCTGGCTAACCGTCATCGGTGCGACCATCTCGGCTGTCTGGATTCTTGTTGCCAATGCCTGGATGCAAGACCCTGTCGGTATGACCTTCAACCCCGCTACCGTACGTAGCGAGATGGCCGACTTCTGGGCTGTGGCATTCTCTAGCTCAGCGGTCAATAAGTTCTGGCATACGACCATCTCCTCTTGGGTGCTCGGCTCTGTCTTTGCGCTGGGTATCTGTGCCATTTACATCCTTCGTGGCAAGCACAAGGAGTTTGCACTGGCCAATAGTCGTATCATCGCTCCCTTCGGACTCGTCGCTGCCTTGCTCACGGTCTTCACGGGAGATACCTCTGGCTACAACGTGGCTCAGCGTCAGCCTATGAAGCTCGCTGCTATGGAGGCTCTCTACGATGCTGGCGAAAGCACCCCCGAAGGTAAGACTGCTGACGGCAAGGGCCTAGGGCTCAGTGCTATCGGTCTGCTCGACTGTGACAAGCTCACGCCACTCGCTGAGGAGCACCAAGATCCATTTGTCTTCAACATGAAGATGCCTTCTATGCTCTCATGGCTTGGCACCCGCTCTACCGATGGCTACGTGCCTGGCATCAACAACATCCTAGAGGGTGGTTACTATGATCAAAATGGCAACCAAGCACTCTCTGCTGATGAGCGTATGCGTCGTGGCAAGGTAGCTATCGAGGCCCTAGCTGCTTATGGTGAAGCGCAGAAGGCTGGTGATGCTGCCGAGATGGAGCGTCAGAATGCGATCATACAGGAGAACTTTGACCACTTTGGCTATGGTTATGTCCAGGACAAGGCAGACCTCGTGCCTAACGTACCGCTCATGTACTACGCCTTCCGTATCATGGTCGGCTGCGGCTTCCTCTTTATTCTTGTCCTCCTCCTCATCTCGATCTTGCAGCGTAAGAAGAGTGCTGAGGAGTTTGCACGTTATCGCTGGCTACACATCATCACGGTCATCTGCATCCCGCTAGCGTGGATCGCCAGTCAAGCCGGATGGGTCGTCGCCGAGATGGGTCGTCAGCCATGGGCTATCCAGGATATGCTCCCGCTGAATGCCGCTGTCTCTAAGCTCGCACCCGCCAATGTGATGACCACGTTCATCATCTTTGCCGTACTCTTTACGATCCTCCTCATCGCAGAGGTGAGCATCATGGTCAAAGCGATCAAGCATGGCCCTGAGTCTCATCTAAATGATGTGGAGCAGCTCTTTAGCAAGCGTGAGAGTAAGTAATCACTAATCCCATAGACACACTATCATAATGGACTACGCATTTCTACAGCAATACTGGTGGTTTCTAGTCTCACTGCTGGGAGCCCTGCTTGTCTTCCTGCTCTTTGTGCAGGGCGGACAGACCTTTATCTTTGCAGCGCGTCGTGACGAGCCGCTGCAGCGCATGCTCGTCAATTCGACGGGTCGTAAGTGGGAGTTTACCCTCACGACGCTAGTCACCTTCGGAGGTGCCTTCTTTGCCTCCTTCCCGCTCTTTTACTCGACTAGCTTCGGTGGAGCTTACTGGGTATGGATCTTGATCTGCTTGACCTTCGTCATACAGGCTGTATCGTACGAGTATCAGTCTAAGCATGGCAACGTATGGGGCAAGAAGACCTTCCAGACCTTCCTCTTTATCAATGGTGTCTTGGCTCCGGTACTCCTAGGTGCTGCAGTCTCGACGCTCTTCACGGGCGGTAACTTCATCGTGGACAAGAGTGCTATCTACGACCTCGGAGCCTCGATGCAGACCATCTCCGTCTGGCAGCCAGACCCACTCACAGGGCTACAGCTACACGGACTGGAGGCGATCTTCAACCCCTGGAATGTGGTACTCGGTGTGACGCTCCTCTTCCTGGCACGCACCACGGCGCTCCTATACTTCATCAACAATATCGAGGATGAGGTTGCCTATGAGCGTGCTCGCAAGAGCTTGCTACCCAATGCGGCTATCTTCGTTGTCCTCTTCGTCGCTTATGTGGTCTTCCTCTTGGTAACCAAGGGATACGATGTAGACCCCAGCACGGGAGCTGTCAGCCTCGTGCAGTACAAGTACCTGCACAACTTCCTCGCTATGCCCGTAATCCTCGTCCTCTTCCTCGTGGGCGTGGTACTGGTTCTAGCTGGCGTAATCCTCACGCTGGTCAAGAAAGGCTTTCGCAAGGGTATCTGGCTCGAAGGTGTCGGTGTCGTCCTCGCTGTCCTGAGCTTGCTCCTCATCCTCGGGTACAACAATACCGCTTACTACCCCTCGATAGCAGATATCAATAGTTCGCTGACGATCCAAAACAGTAGCTCCAGCCCCTACACGCTGAAGGCTATGAGCATCGTATCGCTACTGATCCCGTTTGTCCTCGCCTACATCTTCTACGCTTGGCGCGCCATAGACCGCAAGAAGATCACCCGTCACGAGATGGGTCAAGACGAGGAGATCAAGTACTAGTCACGGTGACTGATCCCGCCTAGTAGGGTCAGCAAACGAACCTTAATAAAGGGGGCGGCACTTAGACCAAGGAGTCTAGGTGTCGCCCCCTTTGCTTTGCGAGCAAATCTCACGTTGTGTGACTGTTGACTTTTGCAACAGTCTCGTTGTACTACAGCGATACGTGTAGTCCCTACGGAGAACGGGGTTACAGCGTTTGATGAGTGGAATTGTTGTGCTGACGTAGCTTGTGTAGGGGCGGACCTGCGTGTCCGCCCGCAGAATAGACTGCGCTCAGGTGAGGACGGGCGGACACACAGGTCCGCCCCTACGGTGGGAGACCCCACCCCGCCGAGCGGTTCACCAGAAGAGAGGTCGACCGAGCTTCCGAAACGAGAAAAACTTCGCATTTTACTTGCATATGAACTTAGAAAGCATATCGTTACTCGTGAGACTTCTGAATTTTGCGCTTTGGACTAACTGTCAGTGCATGAGGCTGAAACTTTAGTTTTACCTAGGTGAAACTCTAGTTTCATAGGTATGAAACTCCAGTTCCATAAGTATGAAACTCCAGTTCCATACGGAAGAAACTCTAGTGTCATAGGTAGGAAACCGTATTTTCCACTCCAAAATGCAATTTGGAGTGGAGCTCGCCCTGCTCCGGACGCCCCCTCCTCTCCTAGGAGGGCGGGAGGAGCAGGTAGCGAGCTGCCGAGACGAAAAAAGGGACGATGCGCTCACCGTCCCTTTAAGGTTAATGCAGTATATTTGCTGTGGAAACAAAAACTTAGCTATATACAAGTATGCATCTAACCCAAGCGCAAAGATACGAAATTGCTGCTCTTCTGAAGACTAACACGCCTCAAAAAAAGATCGCAGAGGTCATAGGAGTACACCCTAGCACCATCTGTAGAGAGATTAAGAGGAACTTGACACCCGCTGGCAACTATAGCCCTACTCAGGCTCAGATGTTTGCCAAAGAGCGACAAGACTGGAAGAACAAGGCAAGAGCTAAATTGACGAATGCTATGAAAGCTGATATTGTCCAGTGCATTGTAGAGCATAAATGGTCTCCAGAGCAAATTGCTGGAAGGCGAAAGCTGGAGGGCAAGCCGATGGTCGGTAAGACCTCCATTTACAAGTTCCTGCATCAAGACAAGAAAGCTGGAGGCAAGCTTTACAAACACACAAGGCATGGGCTAGCTTATCGCAAGCGACGCCTGGCCGTACCAATAAAAACAGACTGGCCTAAGCGAAAGTCCATAGAGACTCGTCCTGAGTGCATTGACCAGAAGGCACGAGTAGGAGATTTTGAGATGGATACCATTATAGGCAAAGAGCAGAAAGGAGCAATTTTAACGCTTGTAGAGCGTGTTACAGGCTTTACTATCATACGACTTCTGGAGCATGGCAAGGATGCCAAAGCTCTCGCCAGAGAGGTGAATAAAGCTCTGAGGTACTACAAGAAGATGGGACTGCTACACTCGATCACAACCGACAATGGAAGTGAGTTTGCCAAGTTTAAGACCATAGAGAGGTCTCTCAAAACGCCCGTCTACTTTGCCCACCCCTATCAATCCTGGGATAAGCCTCATATTGAGTACCTAAACAAACTGCTACGCCAGTTTATTCCTAAGGCCTCTACTTTCGAAGACTTAACTGACGCTGACCTTAGACGCTTTCAGAACCTACTAAACAATAGACCCCGTAAAAACCTAAACTATAAGACACCCAATGAAGTCATCAAAAACATCATTCTTGAGAAATTGCATTAGCGGGTGGAATGTACGAACTGCGAGCGGCTCCGCGCGAAGTGAGCTTAGCTGGTATATTTGTGGTAAATTTGTAGGCAAGAACGAACTTTCGCACACATCTCCGTGAACTATATCCTCTGTCCTCACTGTACGACTAAGATCTCTGAAGAGACGATCCTCGCCAATGCTGACTGCCGTGGTAAGGTTGCTATGCTCTGCCCGACCTGCTCCGAGAGCTTACGCTTTCGCCTTAGGGGTGCGACGCTAGAGCATCTCAACGCGCGCTATGATGACCTCTCTCCCGAGGGGGAGCCAGTGCGGGCTTACCTCCAGTTGATCGCCAACGACTTTGCCTACGCAGCTTTGCTGCCACTCTACGAGGGGTGCAACACGATAGGTAGCTACAACGGACGTGGCACCTCGGTCACTACACCGATACATAGTAGCGACCCCAGCTTGGGGCGCAACCATTGCCAGATCACGATAGAGCCTGATGGGCAGGCGATCATACAGGACTTGGATAGTATGACGGGTACTTTCGTCGCTGGTGTCGAGTACCTGCCAGACACCTTCCGTGAGCTGCAGTCGGGCGATGTGATCACGCTCGGCGCTACCTCGCTGATCTATGTGACACGGAGCGATTACGAAGCGACAAATCCTTAACTAGCATATTCCTCCTTACATTATGAAGACGACCAATAATTTGACTCCAGCTTTACGCCAGGAGATCATTTCGCTCATCCACCAAGAGGTGGTCCCCGCTACAGGCTGTACGGAGCCAGTAGCTGTATCGCTCTGCACCGCCTACGCTAGTGCTACGCTGGGCAACTTTACACCAGATAGCGTATCGGTATTGCTGAGCCCCAACGTACTCAAGAATGCGCTCGGTGTGGGTATACCAGGCACGGGCATGATAGGACTACCCATAGCAATCGCTCTCGGCATCGTCATCGCACAGCCGGACAAGGGACTCACACTCCTAGACAGCTTTACGCCTGAGCAACTAGCTGAGGCTAAGCGGCTGGTAGAGGCTAAGATAATCACCATCGGCACGAAGCCGGAGCCTGTCGACAAGCTCTATGCTGAGGTGACGATCCAGACGACTAGTGGCGAGCGTGCCACAGCGATCATCAGTGGCAAGCATGACCATCTGACTTACCTTGCCAAGGGTGATCAGGTCCTAGAGGATCATCCGATAGGGCAGCAGGAGGAGCAAGATAGCGACGATGAGGAGCTCGCGCTCAACTTCTCTCTCGTCTACGACTTCGCTACGACGGCTCCGCTGGAGGAGATAGAGTTTATCCTAGCTGATGCGGAGGTTAATGCGGAGGCTAGTCGCCTCTCGATGAAGTCTAACTACGGGCACGCCGTGGGGCGTATGGTGCAGAGTGACTTGGGTCGTAAGTATCTAGGTAATTCGGCCCTGACGCAGATCATCTCGGCGACGAGTGCTGCCTGCGATGCCCGCATGGACGGAGCACCTGTGACCGTGATGAGTAATTCGGGCAGTGGTAACCAAGGTATCACGGCGACGATGCCAGTGCTGACCTTTGCCAAGGAGCAAAAGAAAGGGCACGAAGAGACTGTCCGTGCCCTGATGCTGAGTAATCTGATGGTGATCTATATCAAGCAGAAGCTGGGACGCCTCTCGGCACTCTGCGGCTGTGTCGTCGCCTCGACGGGCGCTGCTTGTGGCTTGACCTATCTGCTCGGTGGTAATAAGCAGCAGGTGAGCTATGCGGTGAAGAACATGGTGGGCAATATCACGGGTCTCCTCTGCGACGGTGCTAAGCCGAGCTGTAGTCTGAAGGTGTCGAGCGGTGTGAGCACGGCTATGTTCTCTGCCTTGCTGGCGATGGAGCAGAAGGTGGTCACGGGTAGCGAGGGCATCGTGGACGATGATGTGGATCAGACGATAGACAACCTAACCAGCATAGGTCGTGTGGGTATGAATGAGACAGACCGTCTCGTGCTCAACATCATGACCTCCAAAAAGCACTAGTTTCGGAAGGATTGTAACGAGTAACCCTTTGCTTTCTAAGTTTATATGCAAATAAAAAGCGAAGTTTTTTCTCGTTTCGGAAGTTCGGTCGACTGCTCTTCGGGTGAACCGCTCGTCGGGGTGGGGGCTTCCATCGTAGGGGCGGACCTGTGTGTCCGCCTGTCCTCACCTGAGCGTAGTCTATTCTGCGGGCGGACACGCAGGTCCGCCCCTACACGAATCACATCAACACGACAAATCCAGCCATCAAATGCTGTAATATCAGCAGCATAATAGACAGACACACACAGAAGGACCTCGCAAGAGGTCCGACGAATCATAGCCGTGGGTCGGAGGGGCAAAGCCCCGAACGACCCACGGACGCTAGACGTCACCTGATTTATCGACCCCTTGTGGGTCGGACTAGACGAATCTACAGCTCCAGTCCGACCTCCCGCCAGGGGAGGTCGTCCCCCCTTTATACGCCCTGTGTCCCCCAGTCGTTCGGAGCTTTGCTCCTTCGACTGGGGGCTATGATTCGTCCGACCGCAAGCGGTCGCTTCCTCCGTCACCTGCACTCGTCTTATTGGAACGCACGTCTAGTGCCTAGTCGGATGGCGTCCGTCCCCGTTAAGGGTTACACGCGTCTCTTTCGTCTGAAGTAGGAGACCATCAGCTCACGGCACTCCTCCTCGCAGACGCCCCCCACGACGACACTCTTGGGGTGGGGGAGCGCGTCACTATAACGCATATAGCCGCCCTTGGGGTCGGTCGTGCCATAGACGATGCGTCCTATCTGTGTCCAGCGTAAGGCACCCATGCACATCGGGCACGGCTCGACGGTCACGTAGAGTGTGCACTGCGGTAAGTACTTGCCGCCGATGGCTGCTGTCGCCTGCGTGATGGCAAGCATCTCGGCATGAGCCGTGGGATCATTGAGCAGCTCGACTTGATTATGACTTTTTGCTAAGATGCGTGTGCCTACCGCTATGACCGCCCCGATAGGCACTTCGTCGGCTTCGTAGGCGATGAGAGCCTGCTGGAGTGCTAGCTGCATCATTCGCTCGTCTAGGCGTGGGTCTATGGGCGGCTGCGAGATCATACTTAGCCAAAGATCGAGTCTAGCGTGTCGAAGAGCTCGGCTCCTCTCAGCGAGCGTGCTGCTATCGTTCCGTCGGGTGCTATCAGCATGATCTCGGGAATGCTATAGATGCCGTAAGTGATAGAAGTTTGGGCGGTTGGGTCGTAGAGTTGCGTCCATGGCAGCTGATAGTCACACAGCAACATTTCTAGATTGTACGCTTCGTCCCAGAGGAAGATACCGACCATGTTCAATCCTCGCTCATGGTATGTGTTGTAAGCTTTGATCAGGTTGGGCATCTCGTTGAGACAAGGCCTGCACCAACCAGACCAGCAATGTACGAGGGTGTAGCAGCCTGGTACCAGGTGCTCCGAGAGCTTGGTCGTATCCCCTTGGAGCGTCTCTAGAGTCAGGTCTACCATAGGCGATCCAGGAGCGGTTTCGTAGAAGTTGTCTACGGTGCGTAGGTACAGCGCTACCTCGCGATTGTTCAGTACGACAGGTCCCATAGAGCTGCGCACGAAAGGCACCATCTCGAGGAGGCTCTCATAGTTGATCGTCAGGAGCATCACAGTGGCGATGATCCCCACTGGGTCGTTGGGGTGGCGCAGGCAGTAGTCCTTAGCGAGGACGATGTAGTCATCGATAGAGGTCTTGAAGTCCTCATCGAAGGCATCATAGAGTGCACTATCAGGGGGTATGACTGCGAGCTTTAGCTTGAAGACATTGCCTAGGCTGTCGAGAGAGTCATAGAGACGGTTTAGCTCTTTGTTGAGATAGTCGCCCTCGAGTAGTTTACGCTGGGTGAAATCAATGGTGAGCGGTTCCGTCGTGAGGATGACTGGGATAGGCTCTTCGCCAGGCAGATCAAGGTAGGCTAAGTTTTGGCTCATGCTGTCCACATAGTTGCCCTTGAGGGTAACCCTCCCTTTGTGCACATAGCTACTATCGATAGCTTTGCCATCGAGCAGTAGCTTGATCATTGGCGGGTCGGCACCCCCCTGTACATTGGTGTATACTGATATATGGTACCGCTCCTGCTGCTGGCAGCTACAGAAGAGATTCATGGCAACGAAAGAGAAGAGCAACAGCAACCTCGTGAGATGCTGCCTAGAGAGCTGTGGTGACATGTGGGTGGACATGAGGTGAAGTGGGGTTATTACGACTTGGGCATCAAGATCTCTAGTAGCTCCTGGACCCCTTGTGTGGCTACCTTCTGGATATGTGTGACATGAGCGATGCCGTGCGTATTGACCTCTTTGGGATCAATGAGGTAAATGGGGGTGCCGTTGGGTACGTAGGCGAGGAGGCTCGCGGCGGGGTAGACGTTGAGCGAAGTGCCCACGACCACCATGATGTCTGCCTGGCTAGCCTCACGAATGGCTGGCTCGATCATCGGGACCGCCTCGCCAAACCATACGATAAAAGGTCTCAGCTGCGACCCGTCGGGAGCGAGATCGCCCACATGCAGGTCGGGGTGCTCGGGGTCTACGGGATAAGTCTTCTGGGTATTGCGCACGGAGCAGTTTTTCATCAGCTCGCCATGAAGGTGGATCACCTTGCTGCTGCCAGCGCGTTCGTGGAGGTTGTCCACATTCTGCGTCACGACAGTTACGTCGTACTGACGCTCCAGCTCGGCTAGCCCGTAGTGTGCCGCATTGGGTTCGCAGCCCACATAGTCGCGGCGACGTGCATTGTAAAAGTCTAGCACCAGCTTGGGGTTGCGGATGAAGCCCTCGATAGAGGCTACGTCCTGGACGGGGTAGTTCTCCCACAGTCCGTCACTATCTCTAAAGGTGGATATGCCACTCTCGGCACTGACGCCAGCGCCGGTGAGGATGACTAGCTTGCGCTTCGCTTGATTGCTTGGGTTATTCATGATGTCTCTCTTCTTTATAGTGTATGCCTGAGGTACGAAACTTATTGCTCAAGGTCAAATAGAGGCTCGGGCTGCAAGAGCTGAAAGCCCTGTCGGTGCAAGGGGCAGGAGCCGTACTGGCGTATCCCCTCACGGTGCTGCGCTGTCGGGTAACCTTTGTTTTGCTCCCAGCCGTAGTGCGGGTATTCTTGCGCCTGCAGGGTCATATACTCGTCTCGGTGCGTCTTGGCCAGGATAGAGGCAGCGGCGATGGCTAGGTAGCGGTCGTCGCCCTTGACGATGGTGTGGTACTCGACCTCGTCGGGGCGTGGATCGTAGTAGTTACCGTCGATGAGCAGACGTTCGGGTGTGCAGGGCAAAGCCTCGATAGCGCGTTGCATGGCGAGCATAGAGGCGTGGAGGATGTTGATCCGCTGGATCTCCTGAACGGTTGCCACGCCTACTGCCCACGCTGTGGCATGCTCCTCGATGAAGTGGCGCAGCTCTTCGCGCTGCTTTGCTGTGAGCTTCTTACTATCTCGCAGATGCGGATGGTCTAGCGTGTCGGGCCAGACGACTGCTGCCGCATAGAGGTCGCCAGCGAGGGCTCCTCGTCCAGCCTCGTCACAGCCGCACTCGATGAGTCCGTCCGATGCGTAGCGATGTAGTAAGGGCATGGCACCTTTAGCCTAGCATGGTGAGGGCACGTCGTAGTGCTTTTGCAAAGATCTCTAGATCCTCGTGCGTGTTGTACAGCCCGAGGGAGGCACGGATCGTAGCGTGGTGTCCCATCCCCTCGATGAGCGGGATAGCGCAGTGATGCCCCGTGCGGAGTGCTACGCCCTGCTGGTCTAGGAGCAGACCGAGGTCGTAAGCGTGCGCCTGATGGCTGATGAAGGTGACGACGGCTCCCTTGCCAGGGGCGGTGCCAAGTATCTCGAGCGACGACTCCTGACTGATGATCTGCGTGAGATGCTCTAGGAGCTCCGTCTCGTAAGCGTGGATGCGATCCAGGCCGATAGCGGAGAGGTACTCAACGGCCGTGGCAAAAGCGTGCGAACCGATGAAGTCGGGCGTACCAGCCTCAAACTTGTACGGCAACTCGTTGAAGGTGGTCTCCTCAAAAGATACATGCTCGATCATCTCGCCGCCATACTGGTAGGGCGGTATCTGCTCGAGGAGCTTACGACGTCCCCATACGATGCCGATGCCTGTGGGACCGTACACCTTGTGCGAGGAGCAGACGTAAGCATCGATGCCCAGCTCCTGCACATTGACCGACATGTGGGGCGCAGACTGCGCTCCGTCGACGATGATGATAGCACCCTTGTCGTGAGCCAAACGGGCTAGCTGTGCGACGGGATTGACCGTGCCGAGGACGTTGCTCACATGCGCCACGGAGACGATCTTGGTGCGGTCGGTGAGTAGTGCCTCAAAGGCGGGTAGGTCTAGCGAGCCGTCTGCTAGAAGCGGAGCAACACGTAGATGCGCTCCCTTGCGGAGGCAGAGCTGTTGCCATGGTACGAGGTTAGCGTGGTGCTCCATGGCAGTGATCAGCACTTCGTCGTCGGGGTCGATGAGCGTTTCGCCAGCCGTAGAGGCTAGCAGGTTGAGCCCCTCGGTGGTGCCGCGTGTGAAGATTACTTCGTTAGGGTCGGAGGCTCCGATGAAGTGCGCCAGCGTGGCGCGCGCCGCTTCGTGGCGGTCGGTCGCCTCACGGCTGAGCTGGTAGACGCCTCGGTGGACGTTGGCATTGTATCGTGTGTAGCCCTCGGTGATGGCGTCGATGACCACT
The sequence above is a segment of the Porphyromonas vaginalis genome. Coding sequences within it:
- a CDS encoding SIR2 family NAD-dependent protein deacylase; the encoded protein is MNNPSNQAKRKLVILTGAGVSAESGISTFRDSDGLWENYPVQDVASIEGFIRNPKLVLDFYNARRRDYVGCEPNAAHYGLAELERQYDVTVVTQNVDNLHERAGSSKVIHLHGELMKNCSVRNTQKTYPVDPEHPDLHVGDLAPDGSQLRPFIVWFGEAVPMIEPAIREASQADIMVVVGTSLNVYPAASLLAYVPNGTPIYLIDPKEVNTHGIAHVTHIQKVATQGVQELLEILMPKS
- a CDS encoding aminotransferase class V-fold PLP-dependent enzyme: MSSTDLSSYRLDFPLIQHYASAQPGWVYLDSGATTQKPQVVIDAITEGYTRYNANVHRGVYQLSREATDRHEAARATLAHFIGASDPNEVIFTRGTTEGLNLLASTAGETLIDPDDEVLITAMEHHANLVPWQQLCLRKGAHLRVAPLLADGSLDLPAFEALLTDRTKIVSVAHVSNVLGTVNPVAQLARLAHDKGAIIIVDGAQSAPHMSVNVQELGIDAYVCSSHKVYGPTGIGIVWGRRKLLEQIPPYQYGGEMIEHVSFEETTFNELPYKFEAGTPDFIGSHAFATAVEYLSAIGLDRIHAYETELLEHLTQIISQESSLEILGTAPGKGAVVTFISHQAHAYDLGLLLDQQGVALRTGHHCAIPLIEGMGHHATIRASLGLYNTHEDLEIFAKALRRALTMLG
- a CDS encoding TlpA family protein disulfide reductase; translation: MSPQLSRQHLTRLLLLFSFVAMNLFCSCQQQERYHISVYTNVQGGADPPMIKLLLDGKAIDSSYVHKGRVTLKGNYVDSMSQNLAYLDLPGEEPIPVILTTEPLTIDFTQRKLLEGDYLNKELNRLYDSLDSLGNVFKLKLAVIPPDSALYDAFDEDFKTSIDDYIVLAKDYCLRHPNDPVGIIATVMLLTINYESLLEMVPFVRSSMGPVVLNNREVALYLRTVDNFYETAPGSPMVDLTLETLQGDTTKLSEHLVPGCYTLVHCWSGWCRPCLNEMPNLIKAYNTYHERGLNMVGIFLWDEAYNLEMLLCDYQLPWTQLYDPTAQTSITYGIYSIPEIMLIAPDGTIAARSLRGAELFDTLDSIFG
- a CDS encoding ribonuclease HII, with product MPLLHRYASDGLIECGCDEAGRGALAGDLYAAAVVWPDTLDHPHLRDSKKLTAKQREELRHFIEEHATAWAVGVATVQEIQRINILHASMLAMQRAIEALPCTPERLLIDGNYYDPRPDEVEYHTIVKGDDRYLAIAAASILAKTHRDEYMTLQAQEYPHYGWEQNKGYPTAQHREGIRQYGSCPLHRQGFQLLQPEPLFDLEQ